Within Gemmatimonadaceae bacterium, the genomic segment TACGAGCTGCTGCACGCGATGGCCCGCGAACCCTCGTATCGGCTGCGCCCGGGCACCGACGGCACCCAGCTCGCCAGCGTGGTGCTGATGGCCTCCCCCGTCACGCTGATCCGCACCGTCGCCGGGGACCTCGCACCGCTGGTGCCGTCGCCCGGCGACCTCGCCACGCTCGACCCGGCCGGCCTCTCGCTGCCGTCCGAACGTGTCGGGCGCCGGAAGGTGGCGGCGACCCGGCGTTTCGTCGCCGTCACCGGCACACAGGACCCCGTCGGCGGTCACCTCTTCGGCCAGCGACACGACTGGGGCTACATGGACGTGCCCGGCCAGCAGACGACGATCGTGTCGCAGTCTCTGCTCGGCGCCGATCCGGTGGCTGCGCTGGTGGCGGGACTCGGCACGGGCAACCCCGTCTCTGACCCGCACTCGTGGAGTGCGTACGTCACGGGCCAGTCCGCGCTGCTGCGCGAGGCGCTGGCATGAACACCCGCGCACGCTGCGCGCAGGTGCTGCGACGCGTGGCCGTCGCACTGGGGCTCACCTCGGTCGCCGCCTCCGCGCAGGCGGCCGGCGACGAATCATTGCTGGCCCGCGCCGACTCGATCACCGTCGGTGACTACTGCTCCGCCACGCGCAGTGTCCTCCGCGCCCCAGCCGTCCTGGCGGCGCTGCAGCCGGACGAGGCGCTGTTCGATGCCGCGCTCGACCGCGTCTGCGACCCGCGGGTGGCCGCGCTCCGGCTCCGCGAGCTGACGGCGAGCGGCGCCGCCCCGCTGGCGGCGGTGGCGCGGCTGCGCCAGGAAGCTTACCGCACCGTGCAGGCGGCGCCGCTCGACAGCGCCATGCAGCTGCTCGCCGGCCGGCTGCGCCAGGCCGACGTGAGGCCGGTGGTCCTGGCCGCCGTCGGCGACTCGGTGAATCGCGACTTCGTGCGCGCCACCGAGACCGCGCGGCTGCTGTTCCTCTTGAGTGCGCGCGACCGCACGCTCCAGCGTCTCGCCAACTACGAACGCAAGCTCGGGCCGCAGTCACCCAAGCTCAACGGCGTGGAGGTGCTGCTCAACTACGCCGCGCAACGATGGGTGCGCGGCTTCCGCGGCTCCGCGACAGGCGGGCCGTCACCGTGGGAGGTGATCACGGCGTATGTGCCGACGTATGCCACCGTCGCCGGCGGGCGCGCGATGCCGGCGGCAGCATCCGAACTCGGGGTACGGCACTACAACTTCGCGCGGAGCTGGGGCACCCCGGGCTGGCGCAGCCTGATCAAGCCGCCCTACATCTCGCTCGGTGCTGCCGTCGCCAGTGACCGGCTGGGCACCCTCACCGTCCCGTGGGAAGACCGCACACGTCTCGGCGCATTCCTCGGCTGGGGCGAGACGAAGCTGGCGTGGATCCCGGGGCGCCGGGGCCAGGTGCTGCTCACGCGGCAGATCCAGCTCGTGCCGTTCACGTTCTGAGCGGTCGGCGGCGGCACGCACCCCTGATGCCGGGTGCATCGGCCCGCGCGCGCTGATACTCTCCCGGCACATCGCCAGCGACGGCGGAGCCGCTGGCGCATCTCAATCCTGCACTGCAGCGAGGCCGATCGGTGTCGATTCTCGGGGTGCCGTCCATCAGCATCCGGGCCGGAGTCCTGGCATGCGTGCTTGCGTTCGACGCCGGTGTGGCGCGCGGACAGCCCGCCACCGGGACGCTGCGTGGCGACCAGCCGGGCGCGGTGATCGCTCCTGAGATCTACGGCCAGTTCGCGGAGCACCTCGGGCGCGGGATCTACGACGGCGTCTGGGTGGGTCCCGACTCGCCGATCCCCAACACGCGCGGCTTCCGGAACGACGTCGTCGCGGCGCTCCGGGCGATCAGGGTGCCGGTGATCCGATGGCCCGGCGGCTGCTTCGCCGATGACTACCACTGGCGCGACGGCGTGGGCGCACTCGCGTCGCGCCCGGTCCGTGTGAACGTGCTCTGGGGCGGAGTCGAGGAGTCGAACGCGGTCGGCACGCACGAGTTCTTCGACCTCGCCGCGCAGGTCGGCGCCAAGACCTACCTCGCCGGCAACGTCGGCAGCGCGACGGTGGTCGAGATGGGGCAGTGGCTCGAGTACCTCACCTCGCCCACAAGGTCCACCATCGCCAACGAGCGCCGCCGCAACGGACGCGACCTGCCGTTCCCCGTGGACTTCTTCGGGGTCGGCAACGAGAACTGGGGCTGCGGCGGAGCGATGACCGCCGAGCACTACGCGGACCAGTACCGGAACTTCGCCGAGTTCGTGCGCTCGCCGCAGGTGCCGCGCATCGTGAAGGTGGCGAGTGGTCCCAGCGGCGACGACTACCACTGGACCGAGGTCCTGATGGAGCGCGCCGCCGGCCAGATGGATGCCCTCTCATTGCACCACTACACCGTGCCCACCGGCAACTGGGACCGGAAAGGTGCCGCCACCGGTGGTGACGAGGCGCTCTGGATGGGCACCATGGTGCAGGCCATGCGCATGGAGGAGATGGTCACGAAGCACTCGGCCATCATGGACCGCTACGACCCGGCGAAGCGCGTCGCGCTGTACGTGGACGAGTGGGGCGTGTGGCACGACGTGGAGCGCGGCACGAACCCCGGCTTCCTCTACCAGCAGAACACGCTGCGCGATGCCGTCGTGGCCGGCCTCACGCTCAACATCTTCCACGCCCACGCCGACCGGGTCCGCCTGGCCGCCATCGCGCAGATGGTGAACGTGCTGCAGGCGCTGATCCTGACCGAGAAGGACCGGATGGTGCTCACACCGACGTATCACGTCTTCGACATGTATGCGGTGTTCCAGGGGGCCACGGAGCTGCCGATCAGCGTCGAGGCCCCGCGCTACGTGCGCGGTGCGCAGTCGGTGCCCGGCGTGAGCGCGTCGGCGGCGCGCGCGAAGGACGGGGCGGTGCACGTGGCACTCGTCAACCTCAACCCGACTGCCGACGCGCCGATCCGCGTGCGGCTCGATGGGGTGACCGGTACCCGCGTGACAGGACGGATCCTCACCTCGGCGGACATGAATGCACACAACACCTTCGCTGCGCCCACGGCGCTGGCGCCGGCACCGTTCACCGGCGCGAGTGTCCGTGACCGGATGCTGACCCTGGAGCTGCCGGCGAAGTCGGTGGTGGTGCTGACGCTGCGATAGCCGGCATGAGGGGACGGTGCCGGGGGTTCGTGGTGCCGGGTGTGCGTGGTGTCGGTGAGCGGGCAGGGGGACTTGTTCTCACGGAGTCACGGAGATCACGGAGGTCACGGAGGAAAGACTTTGGGGAACAGCTCGCGCGAGGCAGCCCCCGTATCCGCGCGAGCAGTTCCTTCAAATGGCTGTTGCAGTCCTCCGTGCGCTCCGTGGTCTCCGTGTCTCCGTGGGAACCTCGATCTCTCGCGCCTCACGTCACCCTCGCGTCGGAACCTCGATCTCTCGCGCCTCACGTCACCCTCGCGTCGGAACCTCGATCTCTCGCGCCTCACGTCACCCTCGCGTGGGAACCTCGATCTCTCGCGCCTCGCGTCCCCCCGCGTGGGAACCTCGATCTCGCGCGCCTCAACGTCCCCCCGCGCGGGAACCTCGATCTCTCGCGCTTCCGCAGACCCCGCGAGCTCCCGACAGGGTACCCACCGGTCCGGTGGCTATCTTTCGGGTTTCCCGGTGCCTCACGCACCCTGATCGACGGACCCCACGCGCGACCCCCATATGGCATCCCCTGACCACACCCCCGTCATCGTCGCCGCCAAGCGGACGGCCATCGGGAAGTACCTCGGCGGACTCAGCAGTCTGACCGGACCCCAGCTCGGCGGACACGCCATCGCCGCGGCCCTCGCGGCCAGTGGCGTGCCGGCCGAGCTGGTCGAGGAAGTGATCATGGGCCATGTCCTGCAGGGTGGGACTGGCCAGGCCCCCGCCCGGCAGGCCGCCCTCCTCGGGGGCGTCCCGGTCACGGCCTCGGCACTCGCCATCAACAAGGTCTGCGGCTCGGGACTCAAGGCCGTCATGCTCGCCGCCCAGGCCATCAAGGCCGGCGACCGGCAGATCCTCGTCGCGGGCGGCCAGGAGAGCATGTCGAACGCGCCGCACTACATGTACGGCATCCGCGGCGGCATCAAGCTCGGGGACCAGACGCTCGTGGACGGCATGATCCGCGACGGCCTGTACTGCGCCAGCTATCACTGCCACATGGGCGGCCACGCCGAGCACACTGCGGTGAAGGGCGGCGTGAGCCGCGCGGACCAGGATGCCTTCGCGGCGGAGAGCCACCAGAAGGCCGTGCGCGCTCAGGCGGCAGGCAAGTTCGCCGACGAGATCGCGCCCGTCAGCATCCCCGGCCGGAAGGGGGCGACCGTCGTCGCCGCCGACGAGAGCCCGCGCGCCGACACCACGGCCGAGTCGCTCGCCGCGCTCAAGGTGGCGTTCGCGAAGGACGCCCCCGGGGAACTCACCCCCGCCGAGCTCTCCGTCACCGCCGGCAACGCGTCGTCGCTGAACGATGGTGGTGCGGCCATGGTCGTCACCAGCGAGTCCGTTGCCCGCGCCCACGGCCTGAACATCCTCGCCCGCATCAGCGGCTACGCCACCGGTGCCGTCGATCCCAAGGAGCTGTTCTTCGCGCCGGTCACCGCCGTGCAGAACCTCATGAAGAAGCAGGGCACCACCATCGGCGACTACGGCCTGATCGAGGCCAACGAGGCCTTCGCGTCGCAGGCGCTGGCCGACGGACGCGCACTCGGCTGGGACTGGGATCGTGTCAACGTGAACGGTGGCGCGATCGCGCTCGGGCATCCCATCGGGGCCAGCGGCGCCCGCGTGCTCGTCACGCTGCTGCATGCGATGATCGATCGCAACGTGGCCACCGGCCTGGCGACGCTCTGCCTTGGCGGTGGCGACGCCGTCGCGCTGTCGGTCGAGCGGGCCTGACCCGCCGCCCGCGGCACCCGTCCCGAACGTCCCGACGCCGTGAGCGACACGCTCCTCGATCGCGCGGTGTACGACCGGCCCGGCCACCTGCGCTGGGGCTGGCGCATCGTGCTCTTCCTGCTGGCCGGCATCGCCGCGTCGAACGTCGGCGTGCCGCTGGTGCAGATGCTGCTGCCCGCCGTCGTGACACCGTGGGTGAATGCGGCGCTGCAGTGCGCGGCGGTTGCGGTGGCGACCTGGTACGCCGTCTCGTCGCTCGAGCACGGCGGCTGGGCACGGGTGGCGCTCGACCTGCGAGCGTGGCGTCCGTCGCTGCTGCTCGCCGGTGCGGCGGTCGGTGCGGTGGCGATCGGTGTGCCGATCGCGCTGCTGGTGCTCCGCGGTGACCTCACCTTCACCGACGCGCCGGCCGGCGGCGTGCTGCGCGCGCTGCTCCTCTCGGTCGTGATCCTCGCCCCCGCAGCGATGACCGAGGAACTCATGTTCCGCGGCTACCCCTTCGTGGTGTTGCGGGAGCGCTGGGGGTGGCCGGTGGCCGTCGCCCTCACGTCGGTCACCTTCGGGGCGCTGCACCTCGGCAACCCCGGGGTGACGCCGCTGGCCATCGCGAACGTCGTCAGTGCCGGGGTGTTCCTCGCGGGCGTGCGACTCGTCACTGGAAGCCTGGCGGCGGCGTGGGCCGCGCACTTCGCGTGGAACTGGACCATGTCGGCCGGATTCCACACCGCGGTGAGCGGGCTGCCGTTCGAGACGCCCGGCTACCGCCTGGTGGACTCCGGCCCGGACTGGCTGTCGGGCGGGGCGTGGGGCCCCGAGGGTGGCGTGGTCGCCGCCGTCGGGATGATCGGCACCTTCACGGTGCTCTCGCAGGTCACGAAGCGTTCGCGGCGCGCGGCCCCCGGCCTCGCAGCGCCCACCCCGGTTTCATTCAACACGGCCGGTCCGCTGGACCGCCGGGAGCACCAGGCATGAACGACCGCATCGCGGTCATCGGCGCAGGGCAGATGGGCAACGGCATCGCCCACGTCTTCGCGCAGGCGGGCTTTCCCGTCACCATCATCGACGTCAGCGCCGCCGCGCTCGAACGCGGCCTCACGACCATCACCAAGAACCTCGACCGGCAGGTGAAGAAGGGCATCATCGATGCCGGGGCCCAGGCCGCGACCCTCGCGCGCCTCACCACCGACACGTCACTCGATGCCGCCGCCGGCGCCACCGTCATCATCGAGGCCGCCACCGAGAACGTGGCGCTCAAGTTCGACATCTTCACGAAGCTCGACGCCATCGCCGCGGAAGGTGCGATCCTGGCCAGCAACACCAGCTCCATCAGCATCACGCAGATCGCCGCCCGCACGCGGCGGCCGGCCGACGTGATCGGGATGCACTTCATGAACCCGGTGCCGGTGATGCAGCTGGTGGAGGTCATCCGCGGCATCGCCACCAGCGACGAGACCACCGCGCGCACCGTCGCCCTGGCGAAGGCCGTCGGCAAGGCGCCCTGCGAGGCGAACGACTTCCCGGGCTTCATCGCCAACCGCATCCTGATGCCGATGATCAACGAGGCCTTCTACTGCCTGATGGAAGGCGTGGGGACGGCTGAGTCGATCGACACCGTGATGAAGCTCGGCATGAACCACCCCATGGGGCCGCTCACGCTCGCGGACTTCATCGGCCTCGACACCTGCGTCGCCATCCTCGACGTGCTGCACGACGGCATCGGTGACCCGAAGTACCGCGCCTGCCCGCTGCTCCGGAAGTACGTCGATGCGGGCTGGCTGGGGCGCAAGAGCGGCCGCGGCGTCTACACCTACCCGGCAGCCTGACATGTTCCCGTCACCCGCGATCTTCCCGCAGACGGAGGAGCAGCGCGAGATCGTGCGCACCGCCCGCGAGTTCGCCACCGCCGAGATCACGCCGTTCACGGCCCAGTGGGACCGCGACAGCCACTTCGAGCCCACGCTCGTGAAGAAGCTCGGTGACCTGGGCTTCCTCGGCATGCTCATCCCCGAGCAGTACGACGGACTCGGGCTCGATGCGCTGAGCTACCTCATGGCCCTCGAGGAGATCTCCACCCACGACGCATCGGTGGGCGTGATGATGAGCGTGCACAACTCGCTCCCCACGCAGATGATCCTGAACTACGGCAGCGAGGCGCAGAAGCAGCGCTGGCTGCCGCCGATGGCGCGCGGGGAACTGCTCGGCGCCTTCGCGCTCTCCGAGCCGGGCGCCGGCAGTGATGCCAGCTCGCTCACCACGCAGGCCGTGCGCGATGGGGACGACTGGATCATCACCGGCAGCAAGAGCTGGGTCACGTCAGGCACCCACGCCGGCGTGATCCTCTGCATGGCGCGCACCGACACGCCCGATGCGCGCAAGGGCAGCAAGGGCATCTCGACCTTCATCCTCACCCCGGACCTGCCGGGCTTCGCCGTCGGCCGGAAGGAGGAGAAGCTCGGCATGCGGGCCAGCCCCACCGTGATGCTGAACTTCGATGGGATGCGCGTGCCCGGTGACCGGCTCGTCGGCGCGGAGGGGATGGGGTTCATCTACGCCATGCAGTCGCTCGACCACGGGCGCCTTGGCATCGCCGCGCAGTCGCTCGGCATCGCCACCGCGGCCGCCGAGGCGGCGCGGGCCTACGCTGGCGAACGGAGGCAGTTCGACACGCCGATCAAGGACTTCCAGGCCGTCCAGTTCAAGCTGGCCGACATGGCCAGCCGCATCACCGCCGCGCGCGCCCTGCTGCACGCCACCGCGCGCGCCAAGGATGCCGGCCAGCCCATCACGCAGTACGGCGCCATGTGCAAGCTGCTCGCCAGCGAGACGGCCATGTGGACCACCACCAACGCCATCCAGGTGTTCGGCGGGTACGGCTACGTGTCCGACTATCCTGTCGAGCGCCTGTTCCGCGACGCCAAGGTCACCGAGATCTACGAAGGCACCTCCGAAGTGCAGCGCATCGTCATCGCCCGCGAGCTCTATCCCCGCACCTGAACGACCGGGGCGCGCCGGCGTGCGCGGCCCCCGTCACAGCCCTCATACATGAAGCTCTTCGACACGATTTCCGCGATGGGCCACGAGCAGCTCGTGCTCGCCCACGACAAGTCCACCGGCTATCGCGGCATCATCGCGATCCACGACACCACCCTCGGCCCTGCGCTCGGCGGCACCCGCTTCTGGAACTACGCCAGTGACGAGGAGGCCATAATCGACGCGCTGCGGCTGGCCCGTGGGATGACCTACAAGAACGCCGTGGCCGGCCTGAACCTCGGTGGCGGCAAGAGCGTGATCATCGGCGACAACCGCACCCCGAATCGCGAGATGATCTTCCGCGCCCACGGCCGCTTCGTGGACTCGCTCGGCGGCCGGTACGTGACCGCCGAGGACGTGGGCACCGGCACGCTGGACATGGACTTCGTGCACATGGAGACGAACTACGTCGCCGGCCTGCACAACGCCTCGGGTGACCCGTCGCCGGTGACGGCGCGCGGTGTGTTCCGCGCCATGCAGGCCACCGCGAAGTACCGCTGGGGCAGCGATGACCTCTCCGGCCGCACCGTGGCCATCCAGGGGTGCGGCAACGTCGGGTACAACCTGGCCCGCGAGCTGGCGGCCGTCGGTGCCATCCTGATCGTGGCCGACATCGACGCCGAGCGGGTGAAGCGGGTGGTGAGCGAGACCGGGGCGCGGGCCGTGTCGGTGGCCGAGCTGCTCCAGCAGGACGCCGACATCTTCGCCCCCTGTGCGCTGGGCGGCGGGCTGAACGACGAGACCATTCCCCAGCTCCGGGTGGAGCTGGTGGTCGGGGCGGCCAACAACCAGCTCCTCGAGAACCGCCACGGCGACATGCTGGTGGAGCGGGGGATCACCTACGCCCCCGACTATGTCGTGAACGCCGGCGGGGTGATCAACGTCTACGGCGAGCTGGCCGGCTGGGACCGCTCCCGGGCCCTCCGGAAGGCTGACGAGATCTACCAGACTATCCTTGGGGTGTTCGATATTGCCCGGGCGGACGGGGTGACCAGTCATGTCGCCGCCGACCGGCTGGCCGAGCGCCGGATCCAGTCCGTCCGCGGCATGGTTCGCACCTGGCCCCCCTTCCCGAACAAGTCCGAGGCCTGACCATGGCGGAACACATTCCGATCGGCTCCGATCACGCCGGGTTCGAGATGAAGCAGCATCTCGCCAAGGCGTTGCGGGGCATGGGGTTCGACGTCGAGGACAAGGGCACCGACTCGGACGCTTCCACCGACTACGCCGACTACGCCCACCCCGTGGCCCGGGAGGTCTCCTCCGGCGAGGCCAAACGCGGTATCCTGTTGTGCGGAACCGGGCTCGGCATGAGCTATGCAGCCAATCGCTGGCCGCATGTGCGGGCCGCGGTCGCGTGGACCCCCGAGGTGGCGAAGCTGTCGCGCGAGCACAACGACGCGAACATCCTCGTCATCCCCGCGCGTTGCATCAGTGACGAGGAAGGGGTCCGTATTCTCGAGGCATGGCTCAACACACCGTTCGACGGCGGCCGGCACGAACGCCGGATCGCCAAGATCGAACGGGCTACGGAAGAGGGGACGGCGTGATGCAGCAGTGGAATGACTGGGATCGTTGCCCACCGGGCGCTGCGCTCCGCGCCGCCGACCCGGAGATCGCCGGGCTGATCGAGTCGGAGATCGTCCGCCAGAATGACGGCATCGAGCTGATCGCGAGTGAGAACTTCGTGTCGCCGGCCGTGATGGAAGCGATGGGGTCGCCGCTCACGAACAAGTACGCCGAGGGCCTGCCGGGCAAGCGCTACTACGGCGGTTGCGAGGTGGTGGACAAGGTCGAGCAGCTCGCCATCGACCGCGTGAAGCAGCTCTTCGGTGCCGACCACGCCAATGTGCAGGCGCACTCGGGCGCGAGCGCGAACGCCGCCGTGTTCCTGGCCTTCCTCAGGCCGGGCGACACGATCGTGGGCCTGGACCTGTCGCAGGGCGGGCACCTCACGCACGGCTCACCGGTGAACTTCTCCGGCCTGAACTACGACGCGCAGCATTACGGCGTGACCGACGAGGGGCTGATCGACTACGACGCCATGCGCCGCGTGGTGCGCGAGAAGAAGCCGAAGCTGCTGATCGCCGGCTACTCGGCGTACTCGCGCGTGATCGACTACCAGGCGTTCCGCGATGCGGCCGACGAGGTCGGCGCGCTGTTCATGGTGGACATGGCGCACTTCGCCGGCCTGGCCGCCACGGGCGTGTACCCGAACCCGGTGCCGTTCGCCGACGTCGTCACCACCACCACCCACAAGACGCTCCGCGGTCCGCGCGGTGGCCTGATCCTCTGCAAGGCGCAGCACGCCAAGGCCATCGACAAGGCCACCTTCCCCGGCACGCAGGGCGGCCCGCTGGAGCACGTGATCGCCGCCAAGGCTGTCGCGTTCCGCGAAGCGCTGCAGCCGGAGTTCACCGAGTACTGCCGGCAGGTCGTGCGCAACGCGCAGACCCTCGCGGCCGAGCTCATCACCCGCGGCGGCTCGATCGTCTCGGGCGGCACCGACAATCACCTGATGCTGATGGACCTGCGCTCGCGCGGGGTGGCGACGCTCACCGGCAAGCTGGCCGAGAACGCGCTGAACCACGCCGGCATCACCGTGAACAAGAACACCGTGCCGAAGGAGACGCAGTCGCCGTTCGTGACCAGCGGCATCCGCATCGGCACGCCGGCGGTGACCACGCGGGGCATGAAGGAGCCGGAGATGCACCGCATCGCCGACCTCATCGACCGTGTGCTCCGCGCCCCGGAGGACGAGGCGAACCTGCGCGCGGTGCATGCCGACGTGAAGGAGCTCGCCGCCGGATTCCCGCTCTATCCGGCGCCGGTCGGCGCCGGCGTCTGACGCAGCAGCCGAGGTAGCGAGACGTGGCGGAACTGGCGTTCAAGGACGGCATCATGGAGCAGATTCGCCTGCGCGAACCTCGCTTCCATGAGCATGCGTTCCTCTTCGTGCTGGCGGCACTCGAGCAGTGCCAGCAGCGCCTCGGGGAGCGCCGCCACATCTCGGGCCGCGAGCTGGCGGAGACCTGTCGTGACCTGGCGATCGAGCGCTATGGCGTGCTGTCGCGCCTGGTGCTCGACCACTGGGGGATCCGGGAGTCGGTGCACTTCGGCGACATCGTGTTCGCTTTGGTGGACCTAGGCATGCTGATCAAGCAGCCGCACGACCAGCGCGAGGACTTCGCGGACGCGTTCGACTTCCACCAGGCATTCGAGGCGGGGTATCCCTGGCGGAACGTGCCGCAGGGCTGACGCCCGCCTCGGGCGTCTGCGGGCGTGGGGAATCGTCGACAAGGCTCACGCGGAAACGCGGAATGTGCGGAAGTGGTCACGTCGCTGGTTGACAGCTACAACGACGTCGCTGCTGATGTCGTGAAGGAAACGCGCGCCCGCCCTCGCTGATCCAGCCAGCCCGTCACGGCGAGCCGTGTCGAATGGTGCACAGCGTCGTGACCGTTTCCGCATCCTCCGCGATTCCCGTGTGAACCCTGTCGACGACCTCTCCTCTGCATCGATGCCCGAGTCTATCCCGGTCCTGACGGCGGAGCAGTCGAAGGCACTGGACGCGCGGACGATCGCGACGCTGCCGGACTCGTTCACGCTGATGCATCGCGCCGCCGAGGCTGCGGTGCGGTGGTTCGACGCGCGCCCGGAGCGGAGCGCGGCCGTGTACGTCGGGCCGGGCAACAACGGCGGCGACGGATGGCTGGTGGCGGGTCTGCTGCGCGCGCTCGGATGGAACGTCACGGTGCACGTGGCGGCTGAGCCGCGCACTCCGGACGCCCGTCGTGCCCGCGCCGACGCCGAACGCGACGGGCTGTTCGCCGTGCCGACTGGCAGCGAGGCGATGCTCGTCGACGCGGTGCTCGGCACCGGTGCCAGTGGCGCGCTCCGCGGCAGTGTGGCGGAGGCCGTCGCGGAGATGCGTCACCGCGCGCAGCCCGTGGTCGCCATCGACATGCCCTCCGGCCTCGATGCCACCACCGGCGCCGACAACGGTGCCGACAACGGTGCCGACAACGGTGCCGTGCCGTGTGCCCACACACTCAGCTTCGGCAGCGTGAAGCGCGGACAGCTGCTGCGCCGCGACCTCGTGGGTGAGCTGCATGTGCTGGGCATCGGGCTCCTGGCGGCCGATCACGGGACCCCGCACGTGATGCAGGCCGCCATGGTCGACGAGTGGCTTCCGCACCTGTCGCCCGACGCCTGGAAGGGCACCCGCGGCCGCGTCGCCATCGTCGGCGGTGACGACGGCATGGCCGGCGCGGTGATCCTGGCGGCACGCGGGGCGCACGCCAGTGGTGCCGGGATGGTGCGTGCCGACGTGAGCGCGGCCTCGGCCACGGCGCTGCAGGTGGCCGTGCCGTTCGCCACCGTGTTCACCCGGCCTGCACATGACCTGGGCGCCGCCGACCTGTCGTGGCCTGACGTGATGGTCATAGGGCCCGGCCTGGACGGTGCCACCGGGGCGGCACGACGGCGCGTGCGGGATGGCCTGCTGCGCCTGCTGCACGCGTACGCCGGTCCCGTCGTGCTCGATGCCGGTGCGCTGACGGCGTTCGCCTGGCAGGAGGGTGCCGCCGCGGATGATGGCGACGATGCGCGGGCGGATTGCGCTGATCCGCTCGATGCGCTGCGGTTCGCGTTGCGTGGCCGGCCGGCGCTGCTCACGCCGCATGTCGGGGAATTCACGCGCCTGTTCGCACCCGGGACCGCGCCCACCGACCCGTTCGCGGCGCCACTGGTGCTCGCGCACCGCCTGAATGCCACAGTGCTGCTGAAAGGTGTGCCGACCGTGATCGCCGACCCCGACGGCACCACGCTCGTGTCGGCCAGCGGCAACCCCGCACTCGCGATGGGTGGCAGTGGTGATGTGCTCGCCGGCATCGCCGGTGCATTGATGGGGCAGGGTATCACGCCGCTGCGCGCCGGTGCGATGGCGGCGTTCGTGCACGGCACGGCCGCGGAGCGCTCGGTTCAGTATCATTCAGGGTGGCGTGGCGTGACGATGGACCTGTTCCTGCAGGAGCTGTCGCGCACCTGGCCCGCCATCGTGTCCGACGGCGCGCGCGCACCGCGCCTGTCGCACCAGCTCCTGTGCCTTCCCGCCGTGCCCACTCGATGACCGTCTTTCCACCCACGCAGGTCACCCTCGGTCCCGGTCGCGAGTTCGCGTCGATCGCGCGCTGGGTGCGGCAGTGGGGCGCACGTGCACATGGCATCGGCGACGATGCCGCCATCCTCGACGTGCCCGGCGGCACGCGCCTCGTAGTGAGCACCGACACGACCACCGAGGACGTGCACTTCCGTCGCGCGTGGCTCTCGGCGCGCGAGATCGGCTGGCGCGCCGCGATGGCCGCGCTCAGCGACCTCGCGGCGATGGGTGCGGATCCGCTTGGCGTGCTGATCGCCCTCGGGGCGCCGGCCAGCTGGGACGGTGCGCTGGACGACGTGCTGCAGGGGGTGGGTGACGCGTGCGCGGCGGCGAAGGCACCCATCATCGGCGGCGACACCACCCGCGCGCCGGTGCTCACGCTCAGCATCACCGTGCTGGGCACTGCCGTGGAGCCCATGCGGCGTGACGGGGCCCGGCCCGGCGACACCATCTACGTCACCGGCAGCCTCGGCGGCCCGGGCGCGGCGCTCCAGTCGTGGCTGAAGGGCGCGGCGCCGCGTGCCACCCACCGGGCCCGGTTCGCCAAGCCCGTTGCGCGGCTTGGCATGGGGGCCTGGTGTGCCCGGAACGGGGCCAGTGCCGCCATCGACCTCTCGGACGGCCTCG encodes:
- the thiL gene encoding thiamine-phosphate kinase, encoding MTVFPPTQVTLGPGREFASIARWVRQWGARAHGIGDDAAILDVPGGTRLVVSTDTTTEDVHFRRAWLSAREIGWRAAMAALSDLAAMGADPLGVLIALGAPASWDGALDDVLQGVGDACAAAKAPIIGGDTTRAPVLTLSITVLGTAVEPMRRDGARPGDTIYVTGSLGGPGAALQSWLKGAAPRATHRARFAKPVARLGMGAWCARNGASAAIDLSDGLVADAGHVAAASGVRLSIELASVPILGGVLALEALASGEEYELLLTGPAGMAAAAKAARIGSLTPIGLVMAATPTEPAGVVVHDGPRRVDPPAGYDHLSPQ
- a CDS encoding NAD(P)H-hydrate dehydratase, giving the protein MPESIPVLTAEQSKALDARTIATLPDSFTLMHRAAEAAVRWFDARPERSAAVYVGPGNNGGDGWLVAGLLRALGWNVTVHVAAEPRTPDARRARADAERDGLFAVPTGSEAMLVDAVLGTGASGALRGSVAEAVAEMRHRAQPVVAIDMPSGLDATTGADNGADNGADNGAVPCAHTLSFGSVKRGQLLRRDLVGELHVLGIGLLAADHGTPHVMQAAMVDEWLPHLSPDAWKGTRGRVAIVGGDDGMAGAVILAARGAHASGAGMVRADVSAASATALQVAVPFATVFTRPAHDLGAADLSWPDVMVIGPGLDGATGAARRRVRDGLLRLLHAYAGPVVLDAGALTAFAWQEGAAADDGDDARADCADPLDALRFALRGRPALLTPHVGEFTRLFAPGTAPTDPFAAPLVLAHRLNATVLLKGVPTVIADPDGTTLVSASGNPALAMGGSGDVLAGIAGALMGQGITPLRAGAMAAFVHGTAAERSVQYHSGWRGVTMDLFLQELSRTWPAIVSDGARAPRLSHQLLCLPAVPTR
- a CDS encoding serine hydroxymethyltransferase yields the protein MQQWNDWDRCPPGAALRAADPEIAGLIESEIVRQNDGIELIASENFVSPAVMEAMGSPLTNKYAEGLPGKRYYGGCEVVDKVEQLAIDRVKQLFGADHANVQAHSGASANAAVFLAFLRPGDTIVGLDLSQGGHLTHGSPVNFSGLNYDAQHYGVTDEGLIDYDAMRRVVREKKPKLLIAGYSAYSRVIDYQAFRDAADEVGALFMVDMAHFAGLAATGVYPNPVPFADVVTTTTHKTLRGPRGGLILCKAQHAKAIDKATFPGTQGGPLEHVIAAKAVAFREALQPEFTEYCRQVVRNAQTLAAELITRGGSIVSGGTDNHLMLMDLRSRGVATLTGKLAENALNHAGITVNKNTVPKETQSPFVTSGIRIGTPAVTTRGMKEPEMHRIADLIDRVLRAPEDEANLRAVHADVKELAAGFPLYPAPVGAGV